In the Chromatiaceae bacterium genome, one interval contains:
- a CDS encoding sigma-70 family RNA polymerase sigma factor has translation MFDRPALNRLYRYAYTLCGDDTQAYDLLQDTVERCLQRPAGPLVSPEAYAHRVMRNRFIDMARRHNNSPVQTGTNEDAELLAIDTHCLEDLLINRDQLETIWSILDAFEREILYYWAVEDMTAAQIATVVGSRRGTVLSRIHRLRHKLRAALDGKPDATGGEHP, from the coding sequence TTGTTTGACCGCCCGGCACTCAATCGATTGTATCGCTACGCCTACACGCTATGCGGTGATGATACCCAGGCATATGACCTGCTTCAGGACACGGTCGAACGTTGCCTGCAGCGCCCGGCAGGCCCGCTGGTCTCCCCGGAGGCATATGCACATAGAGTCATGCGCAACCGATTCATCGACATGGCGCGTCGTCACAACAACAGTCCGGTACAGACCGGCACGAACGAAGATGCCGAACTGCTCGCGATCGATACCCATTGCCTCGAGGACCTTTTGATCAATCGCGATCAGCTGGAGACGATCTGGTCCATACTGGACGCATTCGAACGCGAGATTCTCTACTACTGGGCAGTCGAGGACATGACCGCGGCGCAGATCGCTACAGTGGTCGGCAGCCGACGGGGCACAGTGCTGTCACGCATTCACCGTTTGCGCCACAAGCTGCGCGCAGCGCTGGACGGCAAACCTGACGCGACGGGTGGGGAGCACCCATGA